A section of the Candidatus Chlorohelix allophototropha genome encodes:
- a CDS encoding ISL3 family transposase — protein MTAISIDLESLLPELKHLHLDRVEIKSHLINLELVSTNPIVLCPLCGNKTRQVHSHYTRRVEDLPWNAISVLLTLKLRRFFCINPSCKRKIFVERLAPTIAVYARRTGRLWQKLTELAFELGGQAGASVSDRLGMGLRPSSLLRSIRRSPLPQEGLIKMVGIDDWAIRKGQAYGTIVIDLERHRPVALLPDRTKETVVSWLEKHPEIALISRDRASAYSQAAALAAPQAVQVADKFHLLQNLAEMLQRVFEGNSKALGTVALRIAELEREDIGATSVAIPPLSNDENVKLETVGNHTEVEKEFASTAPVENQPTSISQRQLNFEQVKELHQQGYSQRAIATHLGLHRKTVKRYTQAEQLPKRDPERVAVLSSVTPYLRYLTERWQSGFYNKRQLWLEIREQGYTGTVFSVYRAMAKFPAPESNGLESSDRLPKLRLRLRPLSARRATWLLLHEDKKLKPADLLVRQVLLQLHPQALAVQELAQRCKVLLREHLVKELDEWLLLAKESHIGEFERFAASLERDYEAVKAGVALEISNERPAYCTSCA, from the coding sequence ATGACTGCTATTTCTATTGACCTAGAATCACTTTTACCTGAGCTTAAACACTTGCATTTAGATAGAGTAGAAATCAAATCACATCTTATTAACCTTGAGTTAGTTTCTACCAACCCAATAGTGCTTTGCCCGCTGTGTGGTAACAAAACCAGACAAGTTCATAGCCACTACACTCGGCGGGTTGAAGATTTACCCTGGAATGCTATTTCAGTATTACTAACTTTGAAGCTAAGACGCTTTTTTTGTATCAATCCAAGCTGCAAGCGGAAGATTTTTGTAGAAAGGCTGGCACCGACGATAGCGGTTTACGCTCGACGAACCGGACGCTTATGGCAGAAATTAACTGAACTAGCCTTTGAACTGGGCGGACAAGCCGGGGCTTCAGTTTCTGATAGATTAGGGATGGGTCTAAGACCTTCCAGCCTGCTGCGTAGTATTCGACGAAGCCCCTTGCCACAGGAAGGTTTAATCAAGATGGTTGGGATCGATGATTGGGCTATTCGTAAAGGTCAAGCGTATGGCACCATTGTGATTGACCTAGAACGTCACCGACCAGTAGCCTTATTGCCAGATCGTACCAAAGAAACCGTGGTAAGTTGGTTGGAGAAGCATCCTGAAATCGCGCTTATTAGCCGGGATCGCGCCAGTGCTTATTCTCAGGCAGCAGCTTTAGCAGCACCTCAAGCGGTGCAGGTAGCCGATAAATTTCATTTATTACAAAATCTAGCAGAGATGCTGCAACGAGTTTTTGAAGGTAATAGTAAAGCCTTAGGAACAGTAGCCTTGCGAATAGCGGAATTAGAAAGAGAAGATATCGGGGCAACTTCTGTTGCCATTCCACCCCTTAGCAATGATGAAAATGTGAAATTAGAAACAGTTGGAAACCATACAGAGGTAGAAAAGGAATTTGCCAGTACAGCACCAGTAGAAAACCAACCGACTTCGATTAGTCAACGTCAACTTAACTTTGAACAGGTGAAAGAGTTACATCAGCAGGGTTACTCTCAAAGGGCGATTGCTACTCACTTGGGTTTACATCGTAAAACGGTAAAAAGATACACTCAAGCAGAGCAACTTCCAAAGCGGGATCCAGAAAGAGTGGCAGTACTTTCTTCGGTCACACCTTATCTGCGGTATTTAACCGAGCGGTGGCAATCAGGTTTTTACAATAAACGACAGTTGTGGCTGGAAATAAGGGAGCAGGGTTATACTGGAACCGTTTTCAGTGTTTATCGGGCTATGGCAAAATTTCCTGCTCCTGAATCTAATGGGTTAGAAAGCTCTGATCGTTTACCAAAATTGCGACTGCGGTTGCGCCCACTCTCCGCTAGACGAGCTACCTGGCTGTTACTCCACGAAGATAAGAAGCTTAAACCAGCAGATTTATTAGTCCGTCAGGTTTTGCTGCAATTACATCCACAGGCCTTAGCGGTGCAGGAACTGGCGCAGCGTTGCAAGGTATTGCTGAGGGAGCATCTGGTAAAAGAGTTGGATGAATGGTTACTTTTAGCTAAAGAGAGCCACATTGGTGAGTTCGAACGATTTGCTGCTAGTCTAGAGCGAGATTACGAAGCGGTGAAAGCCGGGGTAGCGCTGGAAATCAGTAACGAGCGTCCTGCATACTGCACCTCCTGTGCTTAA
- a CDS encoding recombinase family protein: protein MNAQEIKPRQLQRLACLYVRQSTLQQVLENRESTARQYALRDRAIALGWIAERIVVLDQDLGHSGTSASDRVGFQRLVAEVGLGKVGLVLGLEVSRLARSSSDWHHLLEICALTGTLILDEDGLYDPATFNDRLLLGLKGTMSEAELYILRARLLGGILNKARRAELKLHLPIGFCYTEDNRVVLDPDKQAQATIKLLFQTFRRTGTASATVRAFRQQNLAFPRRLSKGVHKGELVWNDMRHDDVLRVLHNPVYAGAFVFGRTRTNKTADGKIHIVALAQEEWQVMIKDAHPAYISWEEYEGHLSQLRANSQAYTPKHLNPPREGPALLQGLVICGQCGERMTVRYHQRGGQRVVPDYVCQKAGISAGTAPCQRFLGRDLDAAIGQVLLEMLTPALVNQVLQWHAELCSQLSEAEHLRQMEVERAQYAADLAGRRFMRVDPDNRLVADLLEAEWNAKLRDLASAQQALAQQQQQQESEVSRKESEQMSQMLEQFPRFWNDPTTPVRERKRILRLVVSDVTVLKTTCLTAHIRFVGGATRSIEVALPPAFAQSRLTPVQTLAEIDRLLNDYRDSQVAVQMNKAGYKTFAGLSFTTSLVSALRRKHGLKDFYSRKLAEGWVSAEELARQLNVTGATIYRWQQRKLLEGVSYDERGSCLFRPLQTPLTSQARGRKKS, encoded by the coding sequence ATGAACGCCCAGGAAATTAAACCGCGCCAGTTACAAAGGTTAGCTTGTTTGTATGTCCGCCAGAGTACTCTGCAGCAAGTCCTTGAAAATCGCGAAAGTACGGCCAGGCAATATGCCTTGCGTGACCGTGCTATCGCACTTGGTTGGATTGCCGAACGGATTGTGGTGCTGGATCAAGATTTAGGTCATTCTGGCACTTCTGCCAGTGACCGGGTAGGCTTTCAACGACTGGTAGCGGAAGTCGGTTTAGGTAAAGTTGGGCTGGTTCTCGGTCTGGAAGTATCACGGTTGGCACGCAGTTCAAGTGATTGGCATCATCTCCTTGAAATTTGTGCCCTGACTGGCACACTCATTCTCGATGAAGATGGCTTGTATGACCCAGCTACTTTCAATGACCGGCTTCTACTGGGACTAAAAGGCACCATGAGTGAAGCCGAGTTGTATATCTTGCGAGCACGCTTACTCGGTGGTATCTTAAATAAAGCCAGGCGGGCTGAACTAAAACTGCATTTGCCAATCGGTTTTTGCTATACTGAAGATAATCGGGTGGTGCTTGACCCCGACAAGCAAGCCCAGGCGACTATTAAACTCCTTTTCCAGACTTTCCGACGTACCGGCACTGCCAGTGCGACTGTGCGTGCTTTCCGCCAACAAAACCTTGCTTTCCCGCGCCGTTTAAGTAAAGGCGTGCATAAGGGGGAACTGGTCTGGAATGATATGAGACACGATGATGTATTGCGAGTGCTGCATAATCCGGTTTACGCCGGGGCTTTTGTCTTTGGTCGTACCAGAACCAACAAAACTGCTGATGGCAAAATTCATATTGTGGCTTTAGCACAAGAGGAGTGGCAGGTAATGATCAAGGATGCCCATCCGGCTTACATTAGTTGGGAAGAATACGAGGGTCATTTAAGCCAACTACGCGCTAACAGCCAGGCGTATACTCCCAAGCACTTAAATCCACCTAGGGAAGGACCAGCCCTATTGCAAGGGCTGGTAATTTGTGGGCAGTGCGGTGAGCGGATGACGGTACGCTATCACCAGCGCGGTGGGCAGCGGGTCGTGCCAGACTATGTTTGCCAAAAAGCCGGGATTAGTGCAGGAACGGCACCCTGCCAGAGGTTTTTAGGACGCGATTTAGATGCGGCAATTGGTCAAGTTTTGCTGGAAATGTTGACACCAGCTTTGGTTAATCAAGTTTTGCAGTGGCACGCGGAACTATGCAGTCAGTTGAGCGAAGCTGAACATTTGCGCCAAATGGAGGTAGAACGGGCACAATACGCGGCTGATTTGGCTGGCAGACGTTTTATGCGGGTAGACCCCGACAACCGGTTGGTGGCTGACTTGCTTGAGGCGGAATGGAATGCCAAATTGCGCGACCTCGCTAGTGCACAGCAAGCCCTGGCGCAACAACAGCAGCAACAGGAAAGCGAGGTCAGTCGCAAGGAAAGTGAGCAAATGAGCCAAATGTTGGAGCAATTCCCACGGTTTTGGAACGACCCGACAACCCCAGTGCGGGAACGTAAACGGATACTCCGCTTGGTGGTCAGTGATGTTACCGTCTTAAAAACAACTTGTCTTACGGCTCACATTCGGTTTGTTGGTGGGGCAACTCGTAGCATTGAAGTGGCCTTACCACCAGCGTTTGCCCAATCCCGTCTAACACCAGTACAGACCCTGGCAGAAATCGATCGTTTACTAAATGACTACCGTGACTCGCAGGTAGCTGTACAAATGAATAAAGCTGGTTACAAGACTTTTGCTGGTTTGAGTTTTACCACCAGTCTGGTTAGTGCTCTGCGGCGCAAACATGGTCTGAAAGATTTTTACAGCCGCAAGCTGGCTGAAGGCTGGGTAAGCGCCGAAGAGTTAGCGCGGCAGCTTAACGTGACCGGAGCGACCATCTATCGCTGGCAGCAGCGTAAGTTGTTGGAGGGCGTAAGTTATGATGAGCGGGGAAGTTGCTTATTTCGTCCTCTTCAAACGCCACTGACTTCCCAGGCTCGAGGTCGTAAAAAAAGCTAA
- a CDS encoding helix-turn-helix domain-containing protein, whose product MKTAQNAIASNGEFLNKYSQGLVEKETCGQFIQIPVELLDYDISAPAFKLYVALLRYARQFKACWPSHQRLARDMGLKVRRISDLLKELELAGVIGIESRASEGQTNIYQLYITTEKPDTKRRKNATSSAENSSRNKQDFAEVGMQKSADESHEKKIHEIHDHTHVESTSEKNEEQIEQVCDDSSKVNLQVKDSDNCSHTQRNNIQSMRNNGGESESLLPLLLEQGISKFRAPILAQLARDNGRSRADIVKLIERVQADNRINNHPAYLARMLELDQFTVADANRVTDMSSAKRKGQYPTPNNKNTGSCIDWSKYLPGGKYAYLATGMD is encoded by the coding sequence ATGAAAACCGCGCAAAATGCAATAGCGTCAAACGGTGAGTTTTTAAATAAGTATTCACAAGGTCTGGTAGAGAAAGAAACCTGTGGGCAATTTATACAGATTCCAGTGGAGTTACTAGATTATGATATAAGCGCCCCCGCTTTCAAGCTGTATGTGGCACTGTTACGATATGCCCGGCAGTTTAAAGCCTGCTGGCCCAGCCACCAACGTTTAGCTAGAGATATGGGTCTGAAAGTGCGTCGAATCAGCGATCTGCTGAAAGAGTTAGAGTTAGCCGGAGTAATTGGCATCGAAAGCCGTGCCAGCGAAGGGCAAACCAATATCTACCAACTTTACATAACTACTGAGAAGCCTGATACAAAGCGACGGAAAAATGCCACATCCTCTGCAGAAAATAGCTCTAGGAATAAGCAGGATTTTGCAGAAGTAGGTATGCAGAAAAGTGCAGACGAATCACATGAAAAGAAAATACATGAAATACATGATCATACACATGTAGAATCGACTTCCGAAAAAAATGAGGAACAGATTGAGCAAGTGTGTGATGATTCCTCTAAGGTCAACTTACAGGTAAAGGATAGCGATAACTGCTCCCATACTCAACGGAATAATATTCAATCTATGAGAAACAATGGTGGCGAATCTGAATCATTGCTTCCGCTGCTCTTGGAGCAGGGCATCTCTAAGTTCAGAGCTCCTATCCTAGCGCAACTGGCTAGGGATAACGGACGTAGCAGAGCCGATATTGTGAAGCTAATTGAGCGAGTACAAGCAGACAATCGTATTAATAACCATCCAGCTTATCTGGCTCGTATGCTTGAGTTGGATCAATTTACGGTAGCAGATGCGAACAGAGTAACTGACATGAGTTCTGCAAAGCGTAAAGGACAGTATCCGACCCCAAATAACAAAAATACTGGAAGCTGCATTGACTGGAGTAAATATCTGCCGGGAGGAAAATATGCCTACCTAGCAACAGGGATGGATTAG